From a region of the Anomalospiza imberbis isolate Cuckoo-Finch-1a 21T00152 chromosome 3, ASM3175350v1, whole genome shotgun sequence genome:
- the LRATD1 gene encoding protein LRATD1, with translation MGNQLDRITHLNYSELPTGDPSGIEKDELRVGVAYFFSDEEEDLDERGQPDKYGVKGSGSPGQETPTHHLHHQLVLNETQFSAFRGQECIFSKVSSGPQAGDLSVYSVSALPALCKPGDLLELLYLGPSEHPPPHWAVYVGGGQIIHLHQGQIRQDSLYEAAAGNVGRVVNSWYRFRPLVAELVVQNACGHLGLKSDEICWTNSESFAAWCRFGKREFKAGGELQAAAGTQHQQQYYLKIHLAENKVHTVRFHSLEDLIREKRRIDASGKLRVIKDLAIVDGKE, from the coding sequence ATGGGAAATCAACTGGATCGCATCACCCACCTGAATTACAGCGAGCTGCCGACCGGGGACCCCTCGGGGATCGAGAAGGACGAGCTGCGCGTCGGGGTGGCTTACTTCTTTTCGGATGAGGAGGAGGACCTGGACGAGCGAGGCCAGCCAGACAAGTACGGCGTGAAGGGCTCcggcagccctgggcaggagaCGCCCACCCACCACCTCCACCACCAGCTGGTGCTGAACGAGACTCAGTTCTCCGCTTTCCGCGGCCAGGAATGCATCTTCTCCAAGGTCAGCAGCGGCCCCCAGGCTGGGGACCTCAGCGTCTACTCGGTgtcagccctgccagccctctgCAAGCCGGGggacctgctggagctgctctacCTGGGGCCGTCGGAGCACCCGCCGCCGCACTGGGCCGTGTACGTGGGCGGCGGGCAGATCATCCACCTGCACCAGGGGCAGATCCGCCAGGACAGCTTGTACGAGGCGGCCGCGGGCAACGTGGGCCGGGTGGTGAATAGCTGGTACCGCTTCCGCCCGCTGGTGGCGGAGCTGGTGGTGCAGAACGCCTGCGGGCACCTGGGCTTAAAAAGCGACGAGATCTGCTGGACTAACTCCGAGAGCTTCGCCGCCTGGTGCCGCTTCGGAAAACGGGAGTTCAAAGCCGGGGGGGAGCTGCAGGCGGCTGCTGGcacccagcaccagcagcagtaCTATCTCAAAATCCACTTGGCAGAGAACAAGGTGCATACGGTGAGGTTCCACAGCCTGGAGGATCTAATACGCGAGAAGCGCAGGATCGATGCCAGTGGCAAACTGAGGGTGATCAAGGACCTGGCTATAGTGGATGGGAAAGAATAG